Proteins from one Pongo abelii isolate AG06213 chromosome 7, NHGRI_mPonAbe1-v2.0_pri, whole genome shotgun sequence genomic window:
- the CHRAC1 gene encoding chromatin accessibility complex protein 1, which translates to MADVVVGKDKCGEQRLISLPLSRIRVIMKSSPEVSSINQEALVLTAKATELFVQCLATYSYRHGSGKEKKVLTYSDLANTAQESETFQFLADILPKKILASKYLKMLKEEKREEDEENDNDNESDHYEADS; encoded by the exons ATGGCGGATGTGGTCGTGGGCAAAGATAAGTGCGGGGAGCAGCGGCTCATCTCGCTGCCTCTATCCCGCATCCGGGTCATTATGAAGAGCTCCCCCGAGGTGTCCAGCATCAACCAGGAGGCGTTGGTGCTCACTGCCAAGGCCACG gaGCTCTTTGTTCAATGCCTAGCCACCTATTCCTACAGACAtggcagtggaaaggaaaagaaagtactGACTTACAGTGATTTAGCAAATACTGCACAGGAATCAGAAACTTTTCAGTTTCTTGCAG ATATATTACCAAAGAAGATTTTAGCTAGTAAGTACCTGAAAATGcttaaagaggaaaagagggaagaagatgAGGAGAATGACAATGATAATGAAAGTGACCATTATGAAGCGGACTCCTAA